A portion of the Paenibacillus hamazuiensis genome contains these proteins:
- a CDS encoding aminotransferase class I/II-fold pyridoxal phosphate-dependent enzyme — MTYSSIGDLLSPAVRDMPPSGIRKFFDYASGMKDVISLGVGEPDFVTPKHVRDACIAALEKGRTQYTPNAGLVELREAIAEYLSASFQLSYEPENEVMVTVGSSEAIDLALRALITSGDEILVPAPCYISYSPITFLSGGTPVAVETFAENGFKLTAEALQAKLTPRSKVLVLCYPSNPTGAVMTREDWLPIARLVEKHNLVVIADEIYAELTYGSKHVSFASLPGMKDRTLLVSGFSKAFAMTGWRVGYVCGHRELIAAMLKIHQYTVMCAPILAQLAAIESLRNGLEEKDRMIEAYDGRRRSFVEGLRQIGLSCHEPLGSFYAFPSIAHTGLTSELFAQTLLQETKVATVPGHVFGPGGEGHIRCSYATSQSQLDEALERMHTFLKKNAAKAAEPHLPKV; from the coding sequence ATGACTTATTCATCCATCGGGGATTTATTGTCGCCGGCCGTGCGGGATATGCCGCCTTCGGGGATACGCAAGTTTTTCGATTATGCCAGCGGCATGAAAGACGTTATTTCGCTCGGCGTCGGGGAGCCGGATTTTGTGACGCCGAAGCATGTCAGGGACGCGTGTATCGCCGCCCTGGAAAAGGGACGGACCCAATACACGCCAAACGCCGGCCTGGTCGAGTTGAGGGAAGCGATCGCGGAGTATTTGTCGGCAAGCTTTCAGCTCTCGTACGAACCGGAGAACGAAGTGATGGTCACGGTGGGCAGCAGCGAAGCGATCGACCTCGCCTTGCGCGCTTTGATCACAAGCGGAGACGAGATTCTCGTACCGGCCCCCTGCTATATTTCATATTCGCCTATTACATTCTTGAGCGGAGGCACCCCCGTGGCCGTGGAAACATTTGCCGAAAACGGGTTCAAACTGACCGCCGAAGCGCTGCAGGCGAAGCTGACTCCCCGCTCCAAGGTGCTCGTGCTTTGCTACCCGAGCAACCCGACGGGAGCCGTCATGACGCGGGAGGATTGGCTGCCGATCGCCAGATTGGTCGAGAAGCATAACCTCGTTGTCATCGCGGATGAAATATATGCCGAGCTCACCTACGGCAGTAAACACGTAAGTTTCGCTTCTCTGCCGGGAATGAAAGACCGCACGCTTCTCGTCAGCGGCTTTTCCAAAGCGTTTGCGATGACCGGCTGGCGGGTCGGATACGTCTGCGGTCACCGGGAGCTCATTGCCGCCATGCTGAAGATCCACCAATATACGGTCATGTGCGCGCCGATTCTGGCCCAGCTCGCCGCGATAGAATCGCTCCGCAACGGCCTTGAGGAGAAGGATCGCATGATCGAAGCCTACGACGGACGCCGCAGGTCGTTCGTAGAAGGGCTCCGGCAGATCGGACTGTCCTGCCACGAGCCGCTCGGATCGTTTTATGCATTCCCTTCGATTGCTCATACGGGCTTAACCTCGGAGCTATTTGCACAAACCCTGCTTCAGGAAACGAAGGTCGCGACGGTGCCGGGCCATGTGTTCGGCCCGGGCGGAGAAGGCCATATCCGGTGCAGCTACGCAACCTCGCAAAGCCAGCTCGACGAAGCGCTGGAGCGGATGCATACTTTTTTGAAGAAAAATGCCGCGAAAGCCGCGGAGCCGCATCTTCCGAAAGTATGA
- a CDS encoding GyrI-like domain-containing protein, with protein MQPMLVRKEQMVIGGLKRPVNLQENREFGLIRDLYGKWESRRNEVKQAASRRTFGVEIYPAGKKDFNPETDHFDYLAGVDLAEGAELPEGMQSYVAEAGTYAVFTHRGKMDDISEFFGKIYKEWFPKSMYAPGCYDMEVYDERFLGPAHEDSVMEVWVPVTYKKPPHCGMYQNTWTTAAQALREAIKFSEKRELSLNDVMGYTGHAFRINIREDNVDVAGPTAWDWGPVLSEGLLNLGIRSSYLGEPNFTPPTPELLEKAISKVQTSLDRGIPAFAWDLFVPEFGVIFGYDDEKAEFHAKDVSKEGTIPYQKLGRGQVGELFVLTLDEFFEVDKQTTLTGALKMITEHARVRYHRHPEPPYQNGIAGYDAWIEAFRRGTVDMFGNSYNAALVCDARAHAVKFLRDLPLKWNGDLPEEREISRLAGVAAEHYQAVFDELVKLPPLYPFPQGGNPNIPANAEYTISVLERAKAAEERGVEALEKMLGVLQGA; from the coding sequence ATGCAGCCGATGTTGGTGCGCAAGGAACAAATGGTGATCGGAGGTCTTAAGAGGCCGGTCAATTTGCAGGAAAACAGAGAGTTCGGGCTGATCCGGGATTTGTACGGTAAATGGGAATCGCGAAGAAATGAAGTGAAGCAGGCCGCCAGCAGGCGGACGTTCGGGGTCGAGATCTATCCTGCAGGCAAAAAGGATTTCAATCCCGAGACCGATCATTTCGATTATTTGGCCGGAGTCGATCTGGCCGAAGGGGCGGAGCTGCCCGAAGGAATGCAGTCGTATGTCGCCGAAGCGGGAACGTATGCGGTGTTTACGCATCGAGGAAAAATGGACGATATAAGCGAATTTTTCGGTAAAATATATAAGGAATGGTTTCCCAAATCGATGTACGCCCCCGGCTGTTACGACATGGAGGTTTATGACGAGAGGTTCCTGGGGCCGGCTCATGAGGATTCCGTCATGGAAGTGTGGGTGCCGGTTACGTACAAAAAGCCGCCTCACTGCGGCATGTATCAAAATACGTGGACGACGGCGGCGCAGGCGCTCCGGGAAGCGATCAAATTTTCGGAAAAACGCGAGCTGTCGCTGAACGATGTGATGGGTTATACCGGACACGCGTTCCGGATCAATATTCGCGAGGACAACGTCGATGTTGCGGGCCCGACGGCTTGGGACTGGGGCCCGGTTCTTTCGGAAGGGCTGCTCAATTTGGGCATACGCTCTTCGTATTTGGGAGAGCCGAATTTTACGCCTCCGACGCCGGAGCTGCTGGAAAAAGCAATTTCCAAGGTGCAGACCAGCCTGGATCGGGGAATTCCCGCGTTTGCCTGGGATTTGTTTGTCCCTGAATTCGGTGTTATTTTCGGATATGACGATGAAAAGGCGGAATTTCACGCCAAGGATGTCAGCAAGGAAGGCACGATCCCCTATCAGAAGCTGGGACGCGGACAAGTCGGGGAGCTGTTCGTATTGACGTTGGATGAGTTTTTTGAAGTTGATAAACAAACGACGCTGACCGGCGCCTTGAAGATGATAACGGAGCATGCCCGCGTCCGCTACCACCGCCATCCCGAGCCGCCGTACCAAAACGGGATCGCCGGTTATGACGCATGGATTGAAGCATTCCGCCGTGGTACCGTCGATATGTTCGGCAACTCCTACAACGCAGCTCTTGTCTGTGATGCGCGGGCGCACGCCGTCAAATTTTTGCGCGATTTGCCGCTTAAGTGGAACGGCGATTTGCCGGAGGAACGGGAAATATCGCGGCTTGCCGGGGTCGCTGCGGAGCATTACCAGGCCGTGTTTGACGAGCTGGTCAAGCTGCCGCCGCTGTACCCGTTCCCGCAGGGCGGCAATCCGAACATACCGGCCAACGCCGAGTATACGATCTCTGTGCTCGAGCGGGCCAAGGCGGCCGAGGAGCGCGGCGTCGAAGCTTTGGAGAAGATGCTCGGCGTCCTGCAGGGCGCTTGA
- a CDS encoding PucR family transcriptional regulator — translation MHLSVEQALTIYPFSEGKLIAGRSGVSRVVKSVNVMDAPDISDWVKDGEMLFTTAYVIKDSLNDAIYLLRKLDRRGSAGLGIKLGRFWEAVPEPMLEEADRLGFPLIELPYQFTFSDQMNGLFQAEFKRNTLELQSVLDKQKRLMRFALQSGRISQLFDAVSDIVGYPMAVVGSRGHLIYNATDYSPEELLRGWPWKNKFHPALIEGRRHYRVQLLQKEESLGYVLFFPPDIYVEKVEEGLFLQAAEMISYHMGYQYNPYMLKSAWQDLGAMMARYLKNELSIEALVEYADRLELGQWKKGFHCVLTQMPASLRHDEKNDWMKGIWEELQHHPALKLFDGFHVWLEDGLISIYPAEGPGDAETLQGMLTKCLGPLLQHDRVPCPRIAISSVKFRPDLLKEAHRECLEAVQLAQGLGMTERVVRFDGMELASVFRHVPKDKMQSYCRQVLAPLLEKDPEYFKEMIRTLETFIENDGQMAETAKRLYIHRNTATYRMEKLSELLQVDLKKFNDLFRLKLAILFRRMLDQE, via the coding sequence ATGCATCTTTCCGTCGAACAGGCACTTACGATTTATCCTTTTTCCGAAGGGAAGCTGATTGCCGGACGTTCCGGCGTTTCCCGCGTCGTCAAGTCGGTCAATGTGATGGATGCCCCGGATATTTCCGACTGGGTAAAAGATGGCGAAATGCTGTTTACCACCGCTTACGTTATTAAAGACAGCTTGAACGATGCGATTTATTTGCTGCGCAAGCTGGACCGGCGGGGATCGGCCGGGCTTGGCATCAAGCTCGGGCGGTTTTGGGAAGCGGTCCCGGAGCCGATGCTGGAGGAAGCGGACCGGCTCGGTTTTCCGCTCATCGAGCTGCCTTACCAGTTTACGTTTTCCGACCAGATGAATGGGCTTTTCCAGGCCGAGTTCAAGCGAAACACACTGGAGCTGCAGTCGGTGCTGGACAAACAGAAGCGGCTGATGAGGTTTGCGCTCCAGTCGGGTCGCATTAGCCAGCTGTTTGACGCGGTTTCGGATATCGTCGGCTACCCGATGGCGGTTGTCGGCTCCCGCGGGCATCTGATATATAACGCAACGGATTATTCGCCGGAGGAGCTTCTGCGGGGCTGGCCGTGGAAAAATAAATTCCACCCTGCGCTCATCGAAGGAAGGAGACATTACCGGGTTCAGCTTCTGCAAAAGGAAGAGAGCCTCGGTTACGTGTTGTTTTTTCCGCCGGACATCTATGTCGAGAAGGTGGAGGAGGGGCTCTTTTTGCAGGCGGCGGAAATGATATCGTACCATATGGGGTACCAGTACAATCCGTATATGCTGAAATCGGCTTGGCAGGATTTGGGTGCTATGATGGCCCGTTATTTGAAAAACGAATTGTCCATCGAAGCGCTTGTCGAGTACGCCGACCGTTTGGAGCTCGGACAGTGGAAAAAGGGGTTTCATTGCGTTCTGACGCAAATGCCGGCCTCTTTGCGCCATGACGAAAAAAACGATTGGATGAAGGGGATTTGGGAAGAACTTCAGCATCATCCCGCACTCAAACTGTTTGACGGGTTTCACGTATGGCTGGAAGACGGTTTGATTTCCATTTACCCGGCCGAAGGGCCAGGGGATGCGGAGACGCTCCAGGGTATGCTGACCAAGTGTCTGGGTCCGCTGCTGCAGCACGACCGGGTTCCTTGTCCGAGGATCGCGATCAGCAGCGTAAAATTTCGGCCCGATTTGCTGAAGGAGGCGCACCGCGAATGCTTAGAGGCCGTTCAACTGGCGCAAGGGCTCGGCATGACGGAACGGGTTGTTCGTTTTGACGGGATGGAGCTGGCTTCCGTGTTCCGGCATGTGCCGAAGGATAAGATGCAGAGTTATTGCCGCCAGGTGCTGGCCCCGCTGCTCGAAAAGGACCCGGAATATTTCAAGGAAATGATTCGTACACTGGAAACGTTTATCGAGAACGACGGCCAGATGGCGGAAACAGCCAAAAGGCTGTATATCCACAGAAATACGGCGACATACCGGATGGAAAAGCTGAGCGAGCTACTGCAGGTTGACTTGAAAAAATTTAACGATTTGTTCCGGCTCAAGCTGGCGATTTTGTTCCGACGCATGCTTGATCAGGAGTAG
- a CDS encoding (2Fe-2S)-binding protein, which produces MAQPGLIYWKSEVNGVETVLSVSPSLRLIDLLRDKLELTGPKLSCGIGRCGACMVLLDGKPVNACLVMAYQCSGKRITTVEGISGQELHPIQQAFLTEGGFQCGYCTPGMIVTLKALLDENPSPSRGELEAGLCGNLCRCTGYGGIERAVRQFVKARSGTEPTTSGELAAGMDAH; this is translated from the coding sequence ATGGCGCAGCCCGGACTCATTTATTGGAAAAGCGAAGTGAACGGCGTGGAGACGGTGCTGTCCGTTTCCCCGTCTTTGCGGCTGATCGACCTGCTCCGGGATAAGCTGGAGCTGACCGGTCCCAAGCTTTCTTGCGGCATCGGCCGCTGCGGCGCCTGCATGGTGCTGCTGGACGGCAAGCCGGTGAACGCCTGCCTGGTCATGGCTTACCAATGCTCGGGCAAACGGATCACGACGGTCGAAGGGATATCGGGGCAGGAGCTGCACCCGATTCAGCAGGCTTTTTTGACCGAAGGCGGATTTCAATGCGGCTACTGCACGCCGGGCATGATCGTCACGCTGAAGGCGCTGCTGGATGAAAACCCGTCCCCAAGTAGAGGCGAGCTCGAGGCCGGGCTGTGCGGTAACCTTTGCCGCTGTACCGGCTATGGCGGTATCGAGCGCGCGGTCCGGCAGTTCGTCAAGGCAAGGAGCGGGACGGAGCCGACGACGTCGGGGGAGCTTGCGGCCGGGATGGACGCCCATTGA
- a CDS encoding XdhC family protein, with protein MDEVEILSRLLTDPRPCVLATVVNVKGHAYRKAGAFMFLYENEETAGSISPGCLEADLTERVAGVLRTGETVLVHYDMSGEDDPFWGASVGCGGEIHVLLEPVTGDFRECLTSAARELLEGRSVRLVRRLNGEGRRMRYELTEVPAGGVAEAAAASMSDSDGACVFDQTYVPKDRLIIFGAGDDSRSLAELAVRTGFKVVVADWRSGLCTPQRFPKAELAVGFPEALIASLDLAPRDYAVVMSHQMERDRELLELLAVRPLRYVGIMGSSVRIGRLLHQLHVPASFHYPVGLPIGAVGPEEIAVSIVAQLIRCKRVQNNVGSWEDAV; from the coding sequence ATGGATGAGGTGGAAATTCTGTCGCGTTTGCTCACGGATCCCCGTCCTTGCGTCTTGGCAACCGTCGTTAACGTCAAAGGTCATGCTTACCGGAAGGCCGGAGCGTTTATGTTTCTTTATGAAAATGAGGAAACGGCAGGGAGCATCAGTCCCGGCTGCCTGGAGGCGGATTTGACGGAAAGAGTCGCCGGCGTTTTGCGTACGGGCGAAACGGTTTTGGTCCACTACGACATGAGCGGGGAGGACGACCCGTTTTGGGGCGCGAGCGTCGGATGCGGCGGGGAAATCCATGTGCTGCTGGAGCCGGTGACGGGCGATTTCCGCGAATGTTTAACGAGTGCGGCAAGAGAGCTGCTTGAGGGCCGTTCGGTTCGGCTTGTTCGCCGGTTGAACGGAGAAGGACGCCGGATGCGTTACGAATTGACGGAAGTACCGGCCGGCGGGGTTGCAGAAGCGGCCGCAGCGAGTATGTCCGATAGCGACGGAGCATGCGTTTTCGATCAAACCTACGTGCCGAAGGACCGGCTGATCATTTTCGGCGCCGGCGACGATTCCCGCAGCCTTGCGGAGCTTGCTGTCCGTACCGGTTTCAAAGTGGTGGTGGCCGATTGGCGCAGCGGGCTTTGCACGCCGCAGCGTTTTCCCAAAGCGGAGCTGGCGGTAGGGTTCCCGGAGGCATTGATCGCTTCGCTGGATTTGGCGCCGCGCGACTACGCGGTCGTCATGAGCCATCAGATGGAGAGGGACCGCGAGCTGCTGGAGCTGCTCGCGGTTCGTCCGCTCCGCTATGTGGGAATCATGGGCTCGAGCGTGAGGATAGGCCGGCTGCTGCACCAGCTGCACGTTCCGGCCTCGTTTCATTATCCGGTAGGGCTGCCGATCGGCGCTGTCGGCCCCGAGGAAATTGCCGTCAGCATCGTCGCGCAGCTGATCCGCTGCAAAAGAGTGCAAAATAACGTCGGCTCGTGGGAGGATGCGGTATGA
- a CDS encoding chromate transporter — protein sequence MIMQLWQLFIGFFRATMLGFGGGPSIIPLYENEAVKTYGWLTTEEFGQALALGNTLPGPIATKLSAFIGYRVAGWLGAAVAVSAVVMPTALVMIALVGIMSKLNGNSYVKGMVRGVQPVIFVMMAMLAFDFAKYAFQTAPQAGKMSFLPFAIACVYFISVQYLNINAVWGIVGALAIGAFCLNG from the coding sequence ATGATCATGCAGCTTTGGCAGTTATTCATCGGATTTTTCCGCGCGACAATGCTTGGATTCGGCGGCGGGCCGAGTATCATTCCGCTTTACGAGAACGAGGCGGTCAAGACGTACGGCTGGCTGACGACGGAGGAGTTCGGTCAAGCGCTGGCGCTCGGCAATACGCTTCCGGGGCCGATTGCCACGAAGCTGTCCGCGTTCATCGGCTACCGCGTGGCGGGCTGGCTTGGAGCGGCGGTGGCGGTCAGCGCCGTTGTCATGCCGACGGCGCTCGTCATGATTGCGCTCGTCGGCATCATGAGCAAGCTGAACGGCAACAGCTATGTCAAAGGCATGGTGCGCGGCGTGCAGCCGGTTATCTTCGTCATGATGGCGATGCTGGCGTTCGACTTTGCCAAATACGCCTTTCAGACGGCGCCGCAAGCCGGGAAAATGTCGTTCCTGCCGTTTGCCATCGCATGTGTGTATTTTATCAGCGTGCAATATCTGAACATAAACGCCGTGTGGGGCATCGTAGGCGCGCTTGCAATCGGAGCCTTTTGTCTGAACGGATAA
- the pucD gene encoding xanthine dehydrogenase subunit D, whose amino-acid sequence MRLSKSASDDRWHVRPDGVGKVTGELKYLTDMRLPGMLHGKVLRSPHPHAWILSIRTEKASRLPGVHAVITHEDVPGMNRFGIAFPDQPALCEDRVRYVGDAVAAVAAETEELAEYALGLIEVDYEPLPVIDSPEAGLDPAAPKLHPAGNVLHRTNYKRGDAEEAFSRCAYVVEGTYETPRQMHTYLETEGGLFVPEPHGRLTIYSATQHGFKDRMQLSRILGMPEACIRVVSSPIGGSFGGKDELNVQPYGALLALKSGKPVKMHNTRKESVRAGIKRHPMKIRMKTGIDGEGRIIAHQVRITADTGAYATLGAPVLNFATEHASGPYRIGHVDIEGISVYTNNGVSGEFRGFGGNQVVFAMEGQMDRLAEAAGIDPWQLRHINLRGMGDPGPFAQRIVQTDGARQVWASVAECALWSNRHDRSGRPEEPWLRIGTGAAITMHGAGLGFGIPDPAGGTLRLTADGKIQAAFGYEEFGQGLLASLELMLKDLFCCAAGDLEIVIGDTDRVPHSGSSTASRATSMMWMALQRMKGPFKSRLLGKASELTGLPAERLETGPGGVYEKGGEGPLVTYKEVAAACGEPLSTHTEFHYPTTPDAIMGAHYLYTYAAVCVKVMVNLLTGRVKVLDQYHAVAAGPVINPQGYLGQIEGGSVMALGFTLTEDALMDGGQYVTKNLDTYLIPTLSDIHERFELHAIEELPEGDSFGPRGVGEVGSVALAPAIVSAIHDATGVRIAKLPVSPEKLQRHFARILAGEGEEAS is encoded by the coding sequence ATGAGGCTGAGTAAATCGGCAAGCGACGACCGTTGGCACGTCCGTCCGGACGGCGTGGGCAAAGTGACGGGCGAGCTCAAATATTTGACCGATATGCGTCTTCCCGGCATGTTACATGGCAAGGTTCTGCGCAGTCCGCATCCGCACGCATGGATACTGTCCATCCGCACGGAAAAAGCGAGCCGGCTTCCCGGCGTGCACGCGGTGATCACCCATGAGGATGTGCCGGGCATGAACCGGTTCGGCATCGCGTTTCCCGATCAGCCGGCGCTGTGCGAGGACCGCGTGCGTTATGTCGGTGATGCCGTCGCGGCGGTCGCTGCGGAAACGGAGGAGCTCGCCGAGTATGCGCTTGGCTTGATCGAGGTCGATTACGAGCCGCTGCCCGTCATCGACAGCCCCGAAGCCGGACTTGATCCGGCAGCGCCGAAGCTGCATCCCGCCGGCAATGTGCTGCACCGTACGAATTACAAGCGGGGCGATGCGGAGGAGGCTTTTTCCCGCTGCGCTTATGTGGTCGAAGGGACTTACGAAACGCCGCGTCAAATGCACACGTACCTCGAAACGGAGGGCGGGCTGTTCGTTCCCGAACCGCACGGACGGCTGACGATATACTCGGCGACGCAGCACGGCTTCAAGGACCGGATGCAGCTGTCCCGCATTCTCGGTATGCCGGAGGCTTGCATTCGCGTCGTGTCCAGTCCGATCGGCGGTTCCTTCGGGGGCAAAGACGAGCTGAACGTGCAGCCGTATGGCGCGCTGCTGGCTTTGAAATCCGGGAAGCCGGTGAAAATGCACAACACCCGCAAGGAGTCGGTGCGTGCCGGCATCAAGCGGCATCCGATGAAAATCCGGATGAAAACCGGCATCGACGGCGAAGGGCGCATCATCGCCCATCAGGTCCGGATTACGGCGGATACCGGAGCTTATGCAACGCTTGGGGCACCTGTGCTCAACTTCGCGACGGAACATGCGTCCGGGCCATACCGGATCGGTCATGTCGACATCGAAGGCATATCGGTTTATACGAATAACGGCGTTTCCGGGGAGTTTCGCGGCTTCGGCGGCAACCAGGTCGTTTTTGCGATGGAAGGCCAAATGGACCGTCTTGCGGAAGCGGCGGGAATAGACCCGTGGCAGCTGCGCCACATCAATTTGCGCGGGATGGGCGATCCCGGCCCGTTCGCACAGCGGATCGTGCAGACGGACGGCGCCCGGCAAGTATGGGCTTCCGTCGCGGAGTGCGCGCTGTGGAGCAATAGACATGACCGCAGCGGCCGGCCCGAGGAACCATGGCTTCGCATCGGAACGGGCGCGGCGATCACGATGCACGGAGCCGGACTCGGCTTCGGCATTCCCGACCCGGCCGGCGGCACGCTGCGTCTGACCGCGGACGGGAAAATTCAGGCCGCCTTCGGCTACGAAGAGTTCGGGCAGGGGCTTTTGGCTTCGCTGGAGCTGATGCTGAAAGATTTGTTTTGCTGTGCGGCGGGTGATTTGGAAATCGTCATCGGCGACACGGACCGGGTGCCACATAGCGGATCGAGCACCGCTTCGCGCGCGACCAGCATGATGTGGATGGCACTGCAGCGAATGAAAGGGCCGTTTAAAAGCCGGCTGCTGGGCAAAGCCTCCGAGCTGACCGGCCTGCCTGCGGAACGGCTGGAAACCGGCCCCGGCGGCGTGTATGAGAAAGGCGGCGAGGGTCCGCTCGTCACATACAAAGAAGTTGCCGCCGCCTGCGGAGAGCCTCTGTCCACGCACACGGAGTTCCACTACCCGACGACTCCGGATGCGATTATGGGCGCGCATTACTTATACACCTACGCGGCCGTTTGTGTGAAGGTGATGGTCAACCTGCTGACCGGGCGCGTCAAGGTGCTGGATCAGTACCATGCCGTTGCCGCCGGGCCGGTCATCAACCCGCAGGGGTACCTCGGGCAAATCGAGGGTGGCAGCGTCATGGCGCTTGGATTTACGCTGACCGAAGATGCGCTGATGGACGGCGGGCAATATGTGACGAAAAATTTGGACACTTACCTCATTCCGACGTTAAGCGATATTCACGAGCGGTTTGAGCTGCACGCGATCGAGGAGCTGCCCGAAGGCGACTCGTTCGGGCCGCGCGGTGTAGGGGAAGTAGGCAGCGTTGCGCTGGCCCCGGCGATCGTTTCGGCCATTCACGACGCGACCGGGGTCAGAATCGCCAAACTGCCCGTTTCGCCGGAGAAGCTGCAGCGGCATTTTGCCCGAATTTTGGCGGGGGAAGGGGAGGAAGCATCATGA
- a CDS encoding FAD binding domain-containing protein, whose product MAIGKYDFVPSPLVWEPESLDEAWRLKRSLGKESIYVSGSTLLRTQWESGLAPMPKHMISLAGLPELRGVNLEEGGLRIGAAVTLGECVKHPLLQERCGLLAEATAQIAAPSIRSIATLGGNVFSRVGDAIPALLAAEAMLELYEAGLRVIFPLEDFLQGVPGFAGSRSDPASQQPEGQGENALLVGIRLKEPTGCSNAAESASAFVGGRAVYFYQKVGRRESFTPSLVTVAACGRLGADGKLQRLRIAAGGGSGTAMRLRQTESLLEGRAPEGGLMTRAYEAVREELVTYTDALATESYRKTTAAGALAAWLWQLMREAGRKGESL is encoded by the coding sequence ATGGCTATCGGAAAATACGACTTTGTGCCGTCTCCCCTGGTGTGGGAGCCGGAGTCGCTCGACGAGGCGTGGCGGCTGAAGCGCTCGCTGGGTAAAGAAAGCATTTACGTTTCCGGCTCGACCTTGCTGCGAACCCAGTGGGAGTCGGGCCTTGCGCCGATGCCGAAACATATGATCAGCTTGGCCGGATTGCCGGAGCTGCGCGGAGTAAACCTGGAGGAAGGCGGGCTGCGCATCGGTGCGGCGGTGACGCTGGGCGAATGCGTGAAGCATCCGCTGCTGCAGGAGAGATGCGGCTTGCTCGCCGAAGCGACCGCGCAAATAGCCGCCCCTTCGATCCGCAGCATCGCGACGCTCGGCGGCAACGTCTTCTCCCGCGTAGGCGACGCGATTCCGGCGCTGCTTGCAGCCGAAGCGATGCTGGAGCTGTACGAGGCCGGCCTCAGGGTGATTTTCCCGTTGGAGGATTTTCTGCAAGGCGTGCCTGGATTCGCAGGCAGCCGAAGCGATCCGGCTTCGCAGCAGCCGGAAGGGCAAGGGGAGAATGCGCTGCTTGTCGGGATCAGGCTGAAGGAACCGACGGGATGTTCCAACGCCGCGGAATCCGCGTCTGCATTTGTGGGCGGGAGGGCGGTTTATTTTTATCAGAAAGTGGGTCGTCGCGAATCGTTTACGCCGTCGCTCGTTACCGTTGCGGCTTGCGGCCGGCTTGGGGCCGACGGCAAGCTGCAGCGGCTGCGCATTGCCGCGGGAGGCGGTTCCGGCACGGCAATGAGGCTGCGGCAGACGGAGTCGCTGCTCGAGGGCCGCGCCCCGGAGGGGGGGCTGATGACCCGGGCTTATGAGGCGGTCCGCGAGGAGTTGGTCACTTATACCGATGCATTGGCAACCGAATCTTATCGCAAAACGACGGCGGCTGGCGCCTTGGCGGCCTGGCTTTGGCAGCTGATGCGCGAAGCGGGCCGGAAGGGGGAGTCGTTATGA
- a CDS encoding nucleotidyltransferase family protein, with protein MNVIGIYLAAGQSSRMGTAKLSLELPDGRRLGTLALAEALLSRLAGIVAVTRPGQRLDWWPGSPGGDRHHRAEAGDDEPPELTVNLQRRSEASCPDRPDGPQEASGRLRRTVSIRAAEGMAYSIRAGVEVARERGVNAVLIMLADQPLVTAAWIDALIAAFAEDPGLDFVASSREGKPMPPVLFSARLLDELQRLEGDAGARRLLASPKYRGICVPRSASDFTDVDTPADWETFLALWSRNG; from the coding sequence ATGAACGTCATCGGCATCTACTTGGCCGCCGGGCAAAGCAGCCGGATGGGCACCGCCAAGCTGTCGCTGGAGCTGCCGGACGGGCGGCGGCTCGGCACGTTGGCGCTCGCGGAAGCGCTGCTTTCGCGATTGGCCGGCATTGTCGCGGTCACGCGTCCGGGGCAGCGGCTCGACTGGTGGCCGGGCTCGCCGGGGGGTGACAGGCATCATCGGGCGGAAGCGGGCGATGATGAACCGCCCGAGCTTACTGTGAACCTTCAGCGGCGGAGCGAAGCTTCCTGCCCGGACCGGCCGGATGGCCCGCAGGAGGCGAGCGGCAGACTTCGGCGGACGGTTAGCATCCGGGCGGCCGAAGGTATGGCCTACTCGATTCGTGCCGGGGTTGAGGTCGCACGCGAGCGAGGGGTGAATGCGGTGCTGATCATGCTCGCCGACCAGCCTCTTGTCACCGCCGCATGGATAGACGCGCTCATAGCGGCGTTCGCCGAAGATCCCGGACTCGATTTCGTCGCTTCCTCCCGAGAGGGCAAACCGATGCCTCCGGTACTGTTTTCCGCACGGCTGCTGGACGAATTGCAGCGGCTGGAGGGGGATGCCGGGGCGAGGCGGCTGCTTGCTTCGCCGAAGTATCGAGGAATCTGTGTGCCGCGGTCCGCTTCCGATTTTACCGACGTGGATACGCCGGCCGATTGGGAAACGTTCCTTGCCTTATGGTCCCGAAACGGGTGA